The window CTCCCGACGAGGGCGACCACACCAGCGGAACGCGACGGATGAGCGGTACGGTTTACGTCGAGACTTACGGCTGCCAGATGAACGTCAGCGACTCCGAGTTGATCCTCGGGAAGCTGGCGGACGTCGGCTACTCGCAGGTCGAGTCGCCGGACGGCGCCGACGTGATCCTGGTCAACACGTGCGCGATCCGCGACCACGCCGAGCAGCGCGTGCTGGGAAGGCTCGGCGAGCTGAAGCGGCACATGAAGGAAGGCGCGGTGGTCGGCGTCGCGGGTTGCATGGCGCAGCGGCTGGGGCCGCGGCTGTTCGACCGGGCCAAGCACGTCAGTCTCGTCATCGGCCCGGACGGCTACCGCGCGCTCCCGGATCTGATCGAGCGGGCGCGCGACGGCGAGCGCGCGACCGCGGTCGAGTTCGACCTCGAGGAGCACTACCAGGGGTTCAGCGCGCGCCGGTTCGAGGGAGTGAAGGCGTGGATCCCGGTGCAGCGGGGCTGCGATTATCGGTGCACGTACTGCATCGTGCCGACGACGCGCGGGCCCGAGCGGAGCAGGCCCTTGCTGGACGCGGTGCGCGAGGCGGAGCAGGTGGCGGAGCAGGGAATCACCGAAGTGGTGCTGCTCGGGCAGACGGTGAACTCGTACAACGACGGCTCGCACGACTTCGCCGACCTGCTGCGCGCCGTGGCGCGCGTGGACGGGATCCGGCGCGTGCGGTTCACCAGCCCGCACCCGAACGACTTCAGCGAGCGGGTGATCGCGGCGATCGCGGAGACGCCGGAGGTGTGCGAGCACGTGCACCTGCCGATGCAGTCGGGGTCGTCGAGGGTGCTCAAGCGGATGCTGCGGAGGTACACGCGCGAGCAGTACTTCGATTGCGCCGAGCGCCTGCGCGCCGCCGTCCCGGGATTGGGGCTCACGACGGACATCATCGTCGGATTCCCGGGAGAGACCGAGGAAGATTTCGCGGAGACGTTGAGCGCGGTGCGCGAGATAGGCTTCAACGACGCGTACACGTTCAAGTTCTCCGCGCGGGAAGGAACGGCGGCGACGCGGTTCCCGTCGGCGGACGACGTTCCGGACGAGGTGGCGAGCGAGCGGCTGGAGCGGCTGATCGCGACGATGCGAGCCGGCGCGCGCCGGGCGAACATGGCGGCGCTCGGGGAGAGGCACGAGGTGCTGGTGGAGAAGGAAGCGAGGCGGGGAGGGTTGCTGCAGGCGCGAACCCGGGATTTCAAGACAGTCATCATTCCGGGAGAGCCGTCGCTGATCGGCAGCTATTTGACCGTTGAGCTTACAGGGACGACGGGCTCGACATTTACAGGAACAGTGGCGTCGGAGCGGGGCGAGCTACCTCTCGCGGGATAGAAAGCCCTGGGATTCCCCCAGCCTTCGCCAGGAGCCGCGCCGCGCGACTTTGGTTGTGATTGCAAGACGCCGCTGTCGTTAAGAGCCGCCCGATCGATGAGCATGCTTGATGCCGTTGATCGCCGCCGCCTGCGTCGCCTACGCCGCGGGGCTGCTGGCCGGCTTCGCGACGGATCGCAGAATCACTGTAATCGTCGCGGGTCTGGCGGCTGCCGCGGTGCTGTACGGGCTGCTGCGACGCAGCGGTTACGTGTTTGCCGTTGCCGCGCTGCTCGCCAGCGGGATCGCCGTCGCGCTGACCGAGCCACCCAAGCCGATTCATCGGTTCACACGCGCGGTCGCAAGTCCTGACGCGGCTCCCGCGCTCGAGCGCGTCCGCGCGGGCGCCGCGAAGCGGATCGAGCGAATGTTCGGCAGCGACGCGCCGATGGCGAAGGCGCTGCTGATCGCCGAGCAGCAGGACCTTGGCCCCGAGGTCCGCCAGCGGTACGCCGACGCCGGGCTGGTGCACATGCTGTCCATCTCCGGGCTGCACGTCGCGATTGTCGCCGGCGCGGTCGAGCTGCTGCTCTCGGCGATGGCGCTCGGCCGCGCGCGCGCGGCGATCCTCTCGCTCGTCATCGTCTGGCTGTACGTTGCGGTGATCGGCGCGCCCGCGCCCGCGCTGCGCTCGGCGGTGATGCTCACCGTCATGGCGTCGAGCAGGATCGCGCAGCGGCCGACGTCGCCCTGGGCGTCGCTCGCGCTCGGCGCGGCGGTTCCGCTGTACGAGCCGCGCAACGTGCTCGGGCTCGGGTATCAGCTGAGCGTCGTCGGAATGGCGGGACTCACCGCGAGCGGGAGCATCACGCGGCGGTGGATCGCGCCGAAGGTCGAGGGTTGGCGGCTCGCCGTGTCGAATCAGCTATTGCCGTCCATCATCGCCACGATCGTCACCGCTCCGCTGATCGCATGGTACTTCGGGCGGCTGAGCCTGATCGGGCCCGTGTCGAACGTGCTCGCGTCGCCGGTGATCACGATACTCCAGCCAATGCTGTTCCTGGCGATGCTGTTCCCGATTGACGGCGCGGCGCAGTTCGTCGCGGACGGCTGCCTGCCGCTGCTGCACGTTTTCGACGGGATCGCGGCACGCACGGCTGCCCTGCCGTACGCATCGATCCAGGTGACCCCGTCGCTGCTCACGACGCTGTTGTGCTGCGTGGCGATCGCCGCGCTGGTAGCCGCCGCGTCCGCGCGGTTCACCGCGCGGCCCGCGCTGCTCGCCGCGCTCGCGCTCGGCGGCGCGCTCTGGTATCCGCTCATGCCGCCGCCCGCGCGGCGCGAGATCGAGCTGCACATGCTGGACGTAGGCCAGGGCGACGCGCTCGCGCTCCGCACGACACGCGGCAACTGGATCCTGTTCGACGCGGGTCGCGCGTGGCGCACCGGCGACGCCGGGCGGGCGGTGATCATCCCGTACCTGGCGCGGCGCGGGGGAAAGCTCGCCGCGTTCGTGCTGTCGCACCCGCACAACGATCACGTCGGCGGCGCTTCCACGATCCTGCGGGCGCTGAAGCCGCGAACCTTCCACGACCCGGGTTTCGTCGCGCCGACGGGCTCGTACGCCGCCGCCCTGGCGAGCGCCGTGACGGCGGGGACGCGCTGGAGCCGGGTACGGCCGGGCGATTCCCTGGTGGTGGACGGGGTCGTGGTCAACTTCCTGGCGCCGGACTCGGCGTGGGCCAGTGCGCTGACAGACCCGAACGAGGCGAGCACGATCGCGCGCGTCCGGTTCGGCGCGGTTCGATTCCTGCTTGTGGGAGACGCGGAGAAGGAGCTGGAGCAATGGCTGGTCGCCAATGACAGCCTCGACCTTCGCGCGGACGTTCTCAAAGTGGCACATCACGGCAGCTCGACGAGCACCACGGAAAGATTTCTCTCCGCTACGAAACCGCGGGTCGCATTGATCTCGGTGGGGAAGGACAACAGCTACCGCCATCCCAGCCCGGCCGTGGTGGAGAGGCTCGAGCGCTCGGGGGCCGCCGTGTACCGCACCGATCAGCTCGGCACGGTCGTGGTGTCCACCGACGGCAGGCGGGTGCGGGTTCGCGCTCGCGAAGGTGAGTGGGAGCTGCGGCCCCGATGATGCGGGCCCTGCTCGGAACACCGATCTCGTTGCGGCAGGACATGCTCATCCGGTATCCGGAGCTGCGTGCCGCGCGCTTCCGGGCGGGGGGACTGCCAGTACGGGTAGGCGGGTGGCTGCTTGGCCGCAGCCGGGTGGACGCCGTGACGCTGGGACGCACCATCTTCGTCGCGCGCGAGATCGAGCCGTCGGCGGAATTGCTCTTGCACGAGCTTCGGCACGTCGAGCAATTTTGCGAGAGCAGGGCATTCCCATTTCGCTACATTTGGGAAACGCTGCGACGCGGTTATTCCGAGAATCTTTTCGAGCGGGACGCCCGGGAGTTTGCCACCAGGAGGGTGCGCGGTTCCGAGGCCCCCTTTACGAAGGACGTCTAAGTGGTAAAGCACAGCGCAACCTCGGTCGTCACGATCGACCGGTACATCATCGAGGAAGAGCGGCTCCATCCCCAGGCGACGGGCGAGCTGTCCGGCATCCTGTACGACCTCGCGCTCGCCGCGAAGATGATCGCCAACAAGGTTCGCAACGCCGGACTCGCCGACGTTCTCGGCGCCACCGAGAACAGCAACGTCCAGGGGGAGATCCAGCAGAAGCTGGACGTGCTCGCCAACGACATCATCATCAAGGCGATGGACCACGGCGGGCGTCTGTGCGCGATGGCGTCGGAGGAGATGCCCGGTCTCATCCCGATTCCGGAGCAATTCCGCTGCGGTAAGTACGTGCTGCTGTTCGATCCACTCGACGGCTCTTCCAACATCGACGTCAACGTACCGGTGGGCACCATATTCTCGGTGCTGCTGAAGGTCACTCCCGGGAACAAGGGCGAGATGGGAGACCTGTTGCAGCCCGGTCGCCAGCAGGTGGCCGCGGGGTACGTGATCTACGGCTCGAGCACGATGATGGTGTATACCACGGGGCAGGGCGTGCACGGATTCACGCTCGACCCGGCGATCGGCGAGTTTCTGCTGTCGCACCCGCACATTCGCACGCCCGATCCGGGCAGGTACCTCTCGGTGAACGATTCGTACGAGCCCCTCTGGAACGACACCGTCAGGGAGCTCATGCGGCGATATCGCAAGGGCGACGGCAAGAAGCGGAACGGCACGAGCTCGCGCTACGTCGGCTCGCTCGTCGCCGATTTCCACCGCAACCTGCTCGGTGGCGGGATCTTCGCGTACCCGGCGCAGAGCAAGAGTCCCAAGGGCAAGCTGCGTTTGCTGTACGAGGCCAATCCGCTCGCGTTCATCGCGGAGCAGGCTGGCGGCGCCGCGTCCGACGGCAAGCGGCGCATCATGGGTATCGAGCCGACGGAGCTGCACCAGCGCACGCCGCTGTTCATCGGCAGCAAGTCCAGCGTCGAGCTGGCTGAGTCCATGCTCGGCGGCGCGCTCACGGGCGTCGGGGCCTGAGCGCGGAGCGTAATTCGCCTTCGGGGATTCCGGTCGCGCCGGTTTACCGGCCGGAAGACGCCGACCTCGAGTACAAGCGTGATTTAGGCGAGCCGGGCGAGTGGCCGTACACTCGCGGCGTCCAGCCGACGATGTACCGCGGCCGCCTCTGGACGATGCGGCAGTACGCCGGGTTCGGCACCGCCGCCGAGACCAACGCGCGCTTCCGGCATCTGCTCGCTGCGGGGCAAACCGGGTTGTCGGTCGCGTTCGACCTCCCGACGCAGATGGGGATCGACTCGGATTCGCCGCGCGCGCTGGGCGAAGTCGGCCGCGCCGGCGTCGCGATCGACACCGTCGAAGACATGCACGAGCTGTTCGCGGAGATACCGCTCGATCGTGTTTCTACCTCGATGACGATCAACGCGACGGCCTCGACGCTGCTCGCGATGTACATCGTGGTCGCCGAGGAGCGCGGGATCTCGCGCGACAAGCTGAGCGGCACGGTGCAGAACGACATCCTCAAGGAGTACATCGCGCGCGGGACGTACGTGTACCCGCCGGAGCCGAGCCTGCGGCTGATCGCGGACATGTTCCGTTTCTGCACGGCGGAAGTGCCGGGCTGGAATCCGATTTCCATTTCCGGCTACCATATAAGAGAGGCGGGCGCAACGGCCGTGCAGGAGCTGGCGTTCACGCTGGCGAACGGGGTGGAGTACGTGCGGCACGGCGTCGCCGCCGGGCTCGACGTGAACGCGTTCGCCAGGCGACTGTCCTTCTTCTTCGCCGCGCACAACGACCTGTTCGAGGAGGTCGCGAAGTTCCGCGCCGCGCGGCGGCTGTGGGCGAGGATCATGCGCGAGCGGTTCGGCGCGGACGACGAAGGGTGCAGGCTGCGGTTTCACACGCAGACCGGCGGCGTGACGCTCACCGCGCAGCAGCCGCTGAACAACGTGGTGCGTGTTGCGATGCAGGCGCTGTCGGCCACGCTCGGTGGGACGCAGTCGCTGCACACCAACGGGTACGACGAGGCGCTATCGCTGCCGACGGCGGAGGCCGCGACGCTCGCGCTCCGCACGCAGCAGATCATCGCGCACGAGTCGGGGATCGCGAATACGGTGGATCCGCTCGCCGGCAGCTATTACGTCGAGAGTCTCACCAACGAGCTGGAGGCGCGCGCGGTCGCGCTGATGCAGCGGGTGGAGGATCTGGGCGGGTCGGCGAAGGCGATCGAGCAGGGGTTCTTCCAGGACGAGATCGCGCGCAGCGCGTACGAGTTTCAGCAGCGCGTGGAGGGCGGGGAGACCGTGATCGTCGGGGTCAATCAGTTCACCGACGACAGTGAGGGGCTGAGCATTCCGTCGCCGGATTATGCAGGGATGGAGCGAGGGCAGGTCAGCCGGCTGGCGAGGGCGCGCAGCGCGCGTGACTCGGCGGCGCAGACAGCGGCGCTAACAGCGCTCGGTGACGCCGCCGGAAGGGTCAAGGAAGGGAAGGCGCGGGTCACGTTAATGCCGCTCGTGATCGATGCGGTGCGCGCGCGCGCGTCGGTCGGCGAGATCTCCGATACCCTGGCTGGCGCGTGGGGCAAGTATGTGCCGGGCTAGCCCTCATCGCTGCGCGTGGCGGGCGGAGCGAACCACTGCTCGGGCCGCACGATCTTGGGTGTATCCGGGTCTTCCTCGTAGTGCGGCGACATGATCTGCACGCCAAACTCGTTGAACGCGTCCTGAATGTTCATGTGCAGCTTCGACAGGACGTCAATCCTGGTCTCGGGCCGGTCCAGGTACACGTTGAGCTGGTACTCGGGATAGTGATCCGACAGCGCGAGCTGCCGGACGAACGGGCGCGGCTCGGAGCGAACTCCGGTCGTTCGCGACGCCGCCAGCTCGAGCAGCGCGTGCACTTGCCGCCACGGCGTGTCGTACCCGATAGTCACCGTCGTGTACAGAATGACGCCCTGCTCGGCGGCCAGCCGCGTGTAATTCTTGGTTGTCTGCGAGACAAGGAGCGCGTTCGGGATCGTCACCTCCTCCAGCTTGTTCGTGCGGACCTTGGTGGACAGCATCCCGACTTCGGTGACGGTTCCCTCGACGCCGCCGATGTGGACATAGTCGCCGGCGCGCATCGCCCGTGAGTACATGAGAACCAGCCCGCTCATCGCCTG of the Gemmatimonadaceae bacterium genome contains:
- the miaB gene encoding tRNA (N6-isopentenyl adenosine(37)-C2)-methylthiotransferase MiaB, which codes for MSGTVYVETYGCQMNVSDSELILGKLADVGYSQVESPDGADVILVNTCAIRDHAEQRVLGRLGELKRHMKEGAVVGVAGCMAQRLGPRLFDRAKHVSLVIGPDGYRALPDLIERARDGERATAVEFDLEEHYQGFSARRFEGVKAWIPVQRGCDYRCTYCIVPTTRGPERSRPLLDAVREAEQVAEQGITEVVLLGQTVNSYNDGSHDFADLLRAVARVDGIRRVRFTSPHPNDFSERVIAAIAETPEVCEHVHLPMQSGSSRVLKRMLRRYTREQYFDCAERLRAAVPGLGLTTDIIVGFPGETEEDFAETLSAVREIGFNDAYTFKFSAREGTAATRFPSADDVPDEVASERLERLIATMRAGARRANMAALGERHEVLVEKEARRGGLLQARTRDFKTVIIPGEPSLIGSYLTVELTGTTGSTFTGTVASERGELPLAG
- a CDS encoding DNA internalization-related competence protein ComEC/Rec2 is translated as MPLIAAACVAYAAGLLAGFATDRRITVIVAGLAAAAVLYGLLRRSGYVFAVAALLASGIAVALTEPPKPIHRFTRAVASPDAAPALERVRAGAAKRIERMFGSDAPMAKALLIAEQQDLGPEVRQRYADAGLVHMLSISGLHVAIVAGAVELLLSAMALGRARAAILSLVIVWLYVAVIGAPAPALRSAVMLTVMASSRIAQRPTSPWASLALGAAVPLYEPRNVLGLGYQLSVVGMAGLTASGSITRRWIAPKVEGWRLAVSNQLLPSIIATIVTAPLIAWYFGRLSLIGPVSNVLASPVITILQPMLFLAMLFPIDGAAQFVADGCLPLLHVFDGIAARTAALPYASIQVTPSLLTTLLCCVAIAALVAAASARFTARPALLAALALGGALWYPLMPPPARREIELHMLDVGQGDALALRTTRGNWILFDAGRAWRTGDAGRAVIIPYLARRGGKLAAFVLSHPHNDHVGGASTILRALKPRTFHDPGFVAPTGSYAAALASAVTAGTRWSRVRPGDSLVVDGVVVNFLAPDSAWASALTDPNEASTIARVRFGAVRFLLVGDAEKELEQWLVANDSLDLRADVLKVAHHGSSTSTTERFLSATKPRVALISVGKDNSYRHPSPAVVERLERSGAAVYRTDQLGTVVVSTDGRRVRVRAREGEWELRPR
- a CDS encoding DUF4157 domain-containing protein yields the protein MRALLGTPISLRQDMLIRYPELRAARFRAGGLPVRVGGWLLGRSRVDAVTLGRTIFVAREIEPSAELLLHELRHVEQFCESRAFPFRYIWETLRRGYSENLFERDAREFATRRVRGSEAPFTKDV
- the fbp gene encoding class 1 fructose-bisphosphatase; protein product: MVKHSATSVVTIDRYIIEEERLHPQATGELSGILYDLALAAKMIANKVRNAGLADVLGATENSNVQGEIQQKLDVLANDIIIKAMDHGGRLCAMASEEMPGLIPIPEQFRCGKYVLLFDPLDGSSNIDVNVPVGTIFSVLLKVTPGNKGEMGDLLQPGRQQVAAGYVIYGSSTMMVYTTGQGVHGFTLDPAIGEFLLSHPHIRTPDPGRYLSVNDSYEPLWNDTVRELMRRYRKGDGKKRNGTSSRYVGSLVADFHRNLLGGGIFAYPAQSKSPKGKLRLLYEANPLAFIAEQAGGAASDGKRRIMGIEPTELHQRTPLFIGSKSSVELAESMLGGALTGVGA
- a CDS encoding methylmalonyl-CoA mutase family protein codes for the protein MPVAPVYRPEDADLEYKRDLGEPGEWPYTRGVQPTMYRGRLWTMRQYAGFGTAAETNARFRHLLAAGQTGLSVAFDLPTQMGIDSDSPRALGEVGRAGVAIDTVEDMHELFAEIPLDRVSTSMTINATASTLLAMYIVVAEERGISRDKLSGTVQNDILKEYIARGTYVYPPEPSLRLIADMFRFCTAEVPGWNPISISGYHIREAGATAVQELAFTLANGVEYVRHGVAAGLDVNAFARRLSFFFAAHNDLFEEVAKFRAARRLWARIMRERFGADDEGCRLRFHTQTGGVTLTAQQPLNNVVRVAMQALSATLGGTQSLHTNGYDEALSLPTAEAATLALRTQQIIAHESGIANTVDPLAGSYYVESLTNELEARAVALMQRVEDLGGSAKAIEQGFFQDEIARSAYEFQQRVEGGETVIVGVNQFTDDSEGLSIPSPDYAGMERGQVSRLARARSARDSAAQTAALTALGDAAGRVKEGKARVTLMPLVIDAVRARASVGEISDTLAGAWGKYVPG